The DNA window CGATGTAGTAGTTGGTTCCTCCCACAACTATGGGGATCTTGTCCCGGGCAAAGATATCTTCAATGTGCCACAGTCAAGGAGCATAGATGCAGAGCAAGGGGGgaaggctgtgggagcagcagtcTGGGGCTCAGATCCcactcccccagccccagggaaccAGTAAGGCTGCAGGACAGGGTTAGAGGTGTCCCTCATCTCTCATTActctctgtcacctctgccagccACCACCAAAACTCAGGGACATCCCAGGACTGCCAGGGAGTGCAACACTCAGCACAGATCTCCCCTGGGCTGTCCTCAAGGTTAGCTGGGTAAAAGAAGCCCCAAGCCCCTCTCACCAGCAGAATCCTCTGGAAATATAGTCAGCTGGGATGTGGAGAGCCCAAACATGGATCCCTCTGGCCGTGGAGGGGGGAAGCCCATtcctgctcagccaggcaggctgcagcaTGACAGGATATCAGAGGCACAGCTTTGTCCCTGAAATCCACCACGGTGTAGTTGGAGACAAGGGGATCCACAAAGCTGATCATGTGGTGTCTGCAGAGACGCTGCTCCTGCGGGGAAACCTTGTTGGTGATGATGTCCAAGCCCTTGTACAcctggggaagagaagagcCTGTCCTTCACCTCTGTGTCCTGGGAGACCTGCACTGACCACTTCCCCCCTGTCCCAGtcacccctcccagcccctgctggggcagcacaggcaggggcacagcaggggcacGTGCCACGttcaggcagggcagcaggaatcCTGCCAACACCTGCTCCTGTCAGGGCCAagctgcctctctctgctgtttgttcctgcccatgggagATGAACCGTGGAGTCCAACCGCTCGTGACTGCTTTCCTGCTTTGATACAACCCCGTAATTAGGGGTGGGAGGGCTGATTGAGCTCTTGGACAGTGCAGCCAGAGCCTTGGCAGTGTCaccagcctggcacacagctccaaAATTAGGGCCTCCAAGCGGCCACCCCCTCATCTGCTGTGGCAGCTAAAAGCTCAGGTGTGCTGTTCTCCAAGCACAACACAGATCCTTGTGGGGACAAGGATCACCACTGCTTCCTGCCACACAGAGCAGATTCCAGGCAGGAGAAGTGAGGACAGCTCCTCACCCTGCTTCCCATGCAAACACAACCCTCCTCAGCACGGGGAGCTGGCAGCTCACAGTGGAGCATATAAAGCCTCtctgtccagcccagctctgtgctgtgcccaggatTGAGCAGGAGGTGGCAAAGGAGGTGCTTTGGAAGGATGTGTTTAGTTCTCAGAGCCTTCCTGCTTAAGAGAAGTCTCCCAGCATGGGATAAACCGGGATGATGGGGAAAAGGACTGGAAATGGCTGTACTCatttcctcctccatcccaccccagccagaCTACAAGAAATAAATTTCCCCTTAATCCCCTCTGAGAAGCTGCCaagcctcctgctgcagcacagcctccaCCCACTGCTCCCCTGGTCCCAGACAGGAGGACaaggtgacacagaggtgacccACGGGCACCAGGCACAGAGGGATGAGGTTAGTGGAGCAGGGAAGCCCaagccctgcctggagcagtcatgtgagctgctggagctgctggggcagctgaaccagctctgctcccaccttgCTCaactgcagccctgggagagccagggctggctcctgctcccatcccaaAAGGCTTGCCCAGGGGGCAGGAAGcgagggggagagggagggcaACCAAAGCCTGCAgaaaggcagcagccccaggggacactgagcaGGCAGGACGGgcccacaggcagctctgccaaCGTGCCCCGTGGCTGCGGGCAGCTTATTgatccctgggctggcagctccacTCAACACGGGGCTCCAGCCAGCACAGAAAGGCTTTGAATTCAGTCAGCTTTGGCTCCCTGCCTGTTCTCCCCATTTCCaaccctccagctcctccaatTCGCACTGCCTGCCTGAAATCCCAGTGAGCACAGAGGGCTGAGAGGCTGCTCAGaatcagccagcagctcccagcgcCCTGCACGGGCACATCCAGGATACTCAGGCTGCTATCCCCAGCTTCTCCTGGAGATTAAACTCCGAGAGCCTCCCAGAATATCTGGCAACAAGGGGAGGAATGCGGTGTCAGTGTGTGGGCTGGGAGGAAACAAAGGCAGCCTTTTACACACAGGCAGTAAGCCCCGAGAAGGTTTCCACCAGCTGGCTGTCGGCAGGGCCTCGCACCGAGACGTCCTCCTGACACTCATTTCTATTTTCAGCCAGCGGCTCAGATAAGCCTTTGTTGCTTTCTAAGGCCCCAAAACAGATtaggagcagcctggagcagccggGCTCCGAGACACAGAGCACAAGGCAGCACTAAAGGTGCTTAGCCTTGACGGCGTCCTCCCACCTCTGCCTGAGCCCCCGTGCTGGGCTGGAAGGTCAGTGCTGCCCCTGTGGAAaaggtggggaaactgaggcaggacaCACAAACCCCCACCATTTTTAGGATCTGCAGGCCTGGGAAGGGCAGGTTCTCCCAAATCTTTGTTCTGCCATTAGTTCTGTGCATCATTCCAAACTCTGTCGCCAGCGGGGGGAAAGCGCCATCCTCACTCTGAGTGCAAGGAGTGCTGGAGGTGACACGACAGACCCCAAACACATCCAGGCCATCTGTGGTCAGGAAAACATCAGGATTTCCCAGGGGCCATGCTGGAGAGGAGCATGGAGGACCCAAACCAAGAGAGGTGCAAGGAGAACATGATTGACTTCCTATCCTGATCCCTGCAAAGGCTCTGGAGATGTCCTGAGTGTCCTCCACGCACTGACTGGCAAGTGTGTGCTACAGCAACTGCATCACCACTCCCAAGGGAGAAATCCAGAAGGGCCACTGGGATCCAGAAGGGACACTGGGATCCAGAAGGGACACTGGGATCATGAGTGGACGGGGCCCTCCTCAagctggcacagggatcccTGCATTTTTACTGCCAGGAATGAAGAAACACGACTGGCTTCACCCTGCCTGGCTCTCTGAGGAATTATTTACTCCTCAACCAAACTCACTGGGATGacaaacagcaacagaaaggacaaaaagaaagattaagaGGCCAGCAGATTAAccagagctcctgagctgcAAGCAGGCAGCAGTTAAGTCTGTAATTTGAGCACAGCGACTCAGAGCCATGACGAAAACACCCTGGAGATGGATAGAGGGGTGCCTGTGTGTGGGAACAGGTGGGCTCGgggctccccagccccttccccagcctggctcccgctccagcagctgccccaaAACACTGCCAGCATTTGTCAGcgctgctcagagcccagcaaTGAATGcacagagggggctgagggcGACACGGTCGCTGGCAGCTGTCAATCCCCAACGAGCAATGGGATTTCCAAACCCCGGCGAGTCTCCCGCGaggacagcagagccagccctgcgtggcagggggacagggtACGGGGAacaaaggcagagagaaaggagccccggctggggggcaccgggggctgCCCCGCCTCGGCAGCACGCTGCATTACGGGATAAAGCAGCCGAGCTGCTGGGCCCTGGCTCCACAGTCACGCTAGAATGAGattaaaaggaaagcaggacAAGAGCCACTGGAGCCTGGATGCCTTCGGGCGCCTGCAGCAGGGTCCTCCCGTACTGCCTGCATTCCCATGGTGGGGGCTGaaaggagcagggcacagaatGCACACTCCGAGACATCCACCAGCAGGGATTCAGCTCCTAAACATCCACCAGTGGGGATTCAGCTCCTAAACATTCACCAGCAAGGATTCACGGTGTGCCAGGAGGCTCCAAACACGCCTGCAGAGCTCAcgatgcagcagcagcctcgTGGCCACAGCATGGGCCAAGCCAGCAGCCACTTCCCCGATATTAAAGATGGGCAAAGCTCCTGCTCTTCATGTTTTGCCCTCTCAGGATTTCAGTTCAGCTCAGGCCTCACTCCTTCCCCAAGAGCTTAAGGGAAATATTCCATGAAACTACTTTCTGATTGTTTGCCCCAAATTCAGGAGAGTGAGGTTTTAAATTTAGCTCAGTGGGACACAAACAGTGGCCAGGAAACAGGGAGGTGGGCACAGGACAGCGGGAGTTGATCTCTGAGCAGCACAAAGGGTGTTGCTGGCAGAAAACACCTTTTTATGTAGAATAATAAACACATTTAACATTAAACTTGATGGAAAGTTCACGCCCTATAGGAATTGAACAGTGAAAGTGTGGATGAgtaagagaaatattttgctaaacaacagcaaaattgttcttcttgtggTGGCTCAAATGTCCATCCTGCGACAAAGCTCTTGTAGCTGAACTAAATTAAGACCAAAAAATGAATTTTGGCTCCTTGCTGTTGACTTATCCCAACCACACAACTGATATATTCCACACTGCTGCTTGCAGTGAGAAATGAGACCACAAGACACTGTCACTGGCAAGGAAAAAGTATAATTTTTAACACACTTCCCCAAATCTCGTGGTGTCCCTTTGCTGATGACAGAGGATGCCACCCTGTGTGTTGCTCACTACCAAGTtactccagctgctgcctccccttACTCAACCCTTTACAGCTCTCTGCAGTTTCTGGTGGGTTAAAATTAAAACACCTTCACTCTGGTTTCATTCCAAAAGGTGAATTTATTGGGGATGGGGGGGCTTAAACAAATACTTTGAACAAACTCTGCAGTTTTGGTTGTGTTCAGAgcccacagggcagggaggggacacagaggcaCTGTCACACAAACCAAACTGCCAGTGGGATGGAAACTGGGCTTGGGGAACTGGGGACGGGACAGGACACTGGAGCTGAGACAGGGGCACCAGGATGGGTTCCAGGGCTGGGACAAGGGCATGGGGAACAGGACAGGGATATGGGGACGGGGCACCTGGGGGacctggggacaggacagggatacagagacagggacactggagctggcagaggggcaCCAGGATGGGTTCCAGGGCTGGGACAAGGGCACGGAGAACAGGACAGGGATATGGGGACggggcacctgggggacaggggacaggacagggatacagagacagggacactggagctggcagaggggcaCCAGGatgggctccagggctgggagaaggacACCGAGGAAAGGACAGCGACACCGGGAGCGCATTCAACAGGCAGCCTCCATCCCGTGGGCCCTCCCCTACACACGCACCCGGACACGGGGCCCGGGGAAACCGGAGGGAACCTGCCCGGAGCCTCCGGGGCTGAGCTTTTCCAGGCCCCGaccgggccctgctgcccctccaggCTCAGCTCGGACTTTCCCCAGTACAGCTCAGAGCCCTCCCGGTACAGGCCGGACCTCCCCCGGTACAGCTCAGAGCCCTCCCGGTACAGGCCGGACCTTCCCCGATACAGCTCAGAGCCCTCCCGGTACAGGCCGGACCTCCCCCGGTACAGCTCAGAGCCCTCCCGGTACAGGCCGGACCTTCCCCGGTTCAGCTCAGAGCTCTCCCGGTACAGGCCGGACATCCCCCGGTACAGCTCAGAGCCCTCCCGGTACAGCTCAGAGCCCTCCCGGTACAGGCCGGACATATCCCGGTACAGCTCAGAGCCCTCCCGGTTCAGCTCAGAGCCCTCCCGGTGCAGCCCAGGCCGCCCCCGGTGGAGGCCGAGCCCCCTCCCAACACCCGGCCCCGGCCCAGGCCCCGCCGGGGCTCCAGGTGCGGCTCCTCCCCGGCCTAGGCCCGGCCGCGGCCTCCCCGGTGCCCGGCGCCGGCCGTACCTGCATGGAGTCGGCGCTGACGATCTCCCCGCCGAGGCGCAGCCCGAGCTGCAGCGCCAGCGCCGATTTCCCGGTGCCGGTGGCGCCCAGGATCACCACGAGCGgccgcggcggccgcggggcccgGCCCAGGCAgagcgcggccgccgccgccatggccCGGCGGGGACGGGCGGGCGGGacgggggcgggccggggccggggccggggccggggccgcccgcgGGGAGGACGGGGCCGGGCCCCGAGCTCCGTGCGCCCCTGCCCGCCGCggctcccctccccagccccctccgtgcccctgtgtccccccactCGGTGCCCCGGGTCCCCACAGCCAGCCCGgtcccctccccgtgtcccgggtgcccaaacccatccccagccccgcgggcccttttggggtcccccgttacccccccaagcccctcaCACCGTTGCCCACGCGTGAGGCTGTGCCCCGTGGTCCTTTTTTCAGGAGCGGGTGGGAAGGATGCTGTTGCCGTAGCAACGGGGCAAGGCGATGAGGAGCGGggctgttgccatggcaacggGGCAGAGTAGGATGATGCGCGGGGGCTGCTGCCATGGCAACGGAGAGGAGCGTGTTGCCGTGGCGACCGCAGCTTCCACGGAGGCTCGTCCTTCCTATCGCCACGGCAacaggaggggatggggagcgGGCCGCTGTCCCCGTGGCaacagaggggagggaaaaggggaggccGTTGCCATGGCACCTCCgtggtgctgctctccctggcaaCACACATCCCTCGCCATGGCAACAGGGAGAGGGAGGCTGCGGGCCAGGGGGGTGCGGGCAGCCGGCCCCCCTCGGCAGGGAAGGGATTATCGCCGCCTCGGGAAACTGTCCTAAAAATTTGCCAGCCCAGGCGTGAAGGCGGCATCGTGCCCACAACACCCCCGGGCCAGCGTAGGGATGGGAGGGAAAATGTGGTGGGCAAGCAGAAGTGGTTCGGGGGGTACAGCAAAGAGCAGGGTGTTAGCAGGGCAgtgtgcattaaaaaataaccaattcaggccctggcagcaccGACTTGTGATGATTGCAGCTGACACTCACAAATTGCAGTGCTGaacaagagagaaggaaagccctgtgtgtttattttcctcACTTCATAGCACTGTCAGTCTCCTTCCCTCATGCTGACGGTGACAATATGAGAGGAGACACGTGCTCCAGTAACCAGGGAAGTTTCAGGTAGATGCATACGAATGCAGGCTTTAGGCAGGAGAACTCAAAGGTGTTTACAAACTGCAACTCAGTTCTTCAGTTGGGTTTGGGCTTTGGGGACATCTCCCGCTGGTGACGGTCTCAGCTCAGGCTGTGGATCTGCTCATCACTTCCAAGAAAGATAATTAATGATTTAAGCTTCCTATGTAccttcagcacagaaagaaatttCGGGAGGGTCACCTTGAGCTGAGAAAAGACGAGAGACTGCGAGTGTGAGTGTcacaaaaccacaacaaaaataaCCATTTGAGGGGCTGGTACATCTGGGCTGTGTCTCCTGCGCATGGGCGAGGTGTCAGATTTAGGTCACCCCGCTCCCTGGTTAAGCTGTGGGTCATGGGAGCACCTTTTAATGCAGCTCTGAAAGGCTGTGACACCGTGTGATGCAACACAGAGCGTGAAACGCTGCTGGAAACGAAGGGGATGGGTGTTTAAGGGCTCCTGTGGGGCACCATTGCTATTTAAGGCTGGTTTTCCCCAGGTGATtgaggctccagcagcagctcctggctcctcaGCAGTAACACAatcccacatccctgctgcaTTTAGAGTAAGACTTTTGCTGCCAGGACAAAGGAAACCCAAACGTGTCAGGTTTGGGGGCGGCAGGGAGAACACACGTATATATAATTTCATCCACTTGGCAGAACTGGGATGTGGAGTTCTCTGGGAGCCAGTGGATTGCATTCCCCTCTCCCTATAGGGTTACTgccagacacagccccagcccctgacCCGTGGGGCAGTGATCACCCCACACCCCCTGCCCCAAGCCCCATTAGGGGGGTTTACAGTTTCATCAAAgccttctcccagcccagcctgggctctcTGCCCTTCCTTGCCACTAAAACCacttaaaaggaggaaaaataatccaggtgATTCATTTCCCTGGCCCCACCACCACGATcacttcttcttcaagcactGGGAGGAAACCAGGACAAAGAGCTCAGTCTTGgtgcagctgagccctgggggaaaaagagatcaattaattaatttttactcATGCCCAGGTTACCCCAAAAGCCAGGGGCCAGAGCAGCCCCCCCAGAGTGCATGGAAACCCACAGCATGGAAAAAGCCAACCCAGGCTGTTGCaaacttatttatttatgaagTGTGAGGTAATGAAGAAAGTGCTAAATCCAACCAGTGTTAACTCTAACAGTTCTCAGCAGGTCAGCAGGGACCCCAGGGTGCCATCCTGTGGGACCACCCCTGCCAGCAcccctgggaggggacaggggactcTGCCACCCACACCCCACCACAgactgggcagcaggagggcagacagggaaggcagagcagccccctgcaaagcccaaagcttctctggGGATTTTAAGTGGCTGCTGGTGAAGGAGAACTCACaagggtgggaaaaggggtCACAAGGATGCTCACAAGGATGGGAAAGGGATAAAATTCCCTCTTATTGCAAATGGGTGGTTTGGAGAGCTGCAAGGGGGTGAATGGCCTCTGCGAGGACTCAGCTCAAGGGTCCAGCAGGAACCAGCCCCTTCCTGATCTCCCTAAAGTGCAGCAGGACTGAGCCCTCCCCCACAGCAGGAAattccccttaaaaaaaaaaaaagtttttatatatttatatatatataaaaaagcaAACTCTTTACCAAATACTTCTCCAAAAGTGGTACAAAAATACAGTATAAAAACACAGCCTCCAGTATAAGACTTGCAGTTACAGCAGCAGTTTCTAGAACATAAAATCCAGGACCAGCTACTGTGTGAAGTGACACAAGGAAGTGAGGTACGGTCCAGCCGAGCAAGGGGACTGCCCAGAGGTGCTGTCCATCCCGGTGAGAGGCACATCCTGCCATCACCACCTCCACAGGATCTCTCCAGAGGTGAGCCCCGTGCTGGGCTCTGagcctgcctgctcccaggagcCAAGGCAGACGTGGTTGCTTGGAGTTTTTAGGGCTGGTGGATGCCCAGGGGTAGCTCCCAGCGATGCTGTTGGTGGCAGATGGCAGAGAggggtgcaggggctgctggagaggggGAATAAATTTGAGCTCTTGAACTGGAACAGTCACTGAGGAAGCTTCACAGCAGGGACAAGGGAAATCTTGGAACACCCAGTGCCAGAAACCAACCCCAGGTAGGTGACACTGTTGGGGTCTCTGCTGTGGACCCCAttcccacagccactgccacGTGCTCCAGCCCCCCCGGGGACAACAGTTCCACaagcaaccaaaaaaataaaaaaaaaatgtgcaaattgagaaggagctgggggttTGTGGGGACCAGGGCGGGGGGCACACAGGGTGCTAGTGCCCCTTAAGGTGAGCAATCCGTTTGAGCAGCTGGGTCTGGcgcagctgcagctgccgcttCTCGGCCGCCATCCTCCTCTCGGCGCTGATGAGGGACTGCAGGTACTCGGAGGATTTGCTCAGGATCACCACTTTGGGGGTCTTGGGGCAGCTGGCCAGCCCGGGCACCTGGTCCCGCAGGGCCAGGAAGCGCGAGCGCAGGTCGTTGCGCCGCTTGCGCTCCAGGTAGTTGTGGTTTTTCCTCTTGGCCACGTCCTCGCTGTCCGagccggggctgctgctgggttttggcAAGCCAGGCTCAGGCAGGGGCACGGCGGGGGTCGGCTCCACACTGCTGGGTGGCTCGTCCtcctcctggtcctgctggggtGACTCGGGCGGGGGGCAGGGGTCTGGGGGCGAGCGGGCGGCGtaattgtgctgctgctggtgcacGGAGATGTGGAAACGCTTCATGCAGGGGTCCAGGGGGTCGGCGCGGAGCGTGATGGTGACCGGCTTCCTCAGGCTGAGAGATTGTCTCTTGTCCACTGTCACCACGTCGATCTCTTCACCTTCTGCTCTCgtggaaaagaaagaacaaaccCTGTCAGATGGGAATGCCCAGTCACCCTTTGTCACCTTtccacagctgcctggaaaaTGTCCCCACTAAAGTTTGCTCATGCGCTGCAAACTCTTCGACCTCCGATGATTTAAGTGCCCCTTCAATACCATCACGTGGGAAGGAGTGGAATTCCCTCCCTGTTTCATGTGCCTGGTCCCCCAAAAACCGACTGTGAGGTTTTACTTCTGCCTCACTTCAGCACCAGGAGCAACATGTGTTCATCATAAAGGATCATCAGGAAAGAAACCCCCGAGCCCTCCTGCGAGGTGGGGGTgtctggaggagcaggatgctGGGACAGCCTAGTTCTAAAGTTCATCCCGGTCGGGTGCTTTCATGGCCCATTGGAATTGTAAATGAGGGATATAAGGGCAGAAGTACCCTTTGTTCCCCTCGGCTGCAGCTTCCCACCTCGGTGACTTGTTACTTTTCACAAGTGATAAAGCCCATTCAGCCCCGGCTTCccggggacagaggggacaatcCCCCACTgtgcagggaggcagggagaggtGAAGAGGTCCCTACAGCAGGCTCTGAACCTCAAAGGCATCTCAAGCCCAGAAACAGAAGGACCTAAATAAAGCATAATTGGTCCAATCCtgcctgttggcactgctgtTGTCCCACCCCAGCAAAGCCcagtggctttggggacagcgAGGTGAGCAGGCTCCAGACACATCCGCTGCGACTGCTCGCACTTTAGAGGATGGGCCTCCAACTTTTTCCCTAAGCTTTGGGGGAGCCACTTGCTAAAGGTGCCCCGAGATGCTCAAACCCCCACCAGCATCGTGGGCAGAGGCCTGGCCCCACTCCCTGTGAGGGGGCCAGTGGTGGGCTTCTGATAGCGACCCCAGCCGATACCCCGAACCCTCCAGGCTTTGGGGTTCAGCCCAGGAAGCCCAAACCCCCCGGCActggagctcctgggctgggggacactcATCAATGTCCCAACCCGCGCGGCCTCAGCCCCGTACACACACACCTCATTAATAAAAACTCAGACCGCCTAACCCCGCCCCCCACAACCGCCCATTGGCTGTTCCACGGGGCAGGCCGGCTATTCTGCCATCCCATTGGTCCGTGCTCCTGTCCATCAGCGCTGCCCCTCTCATTGTTTGCAATCTGTTGCTTTTTGTTCGGCGCCCACGTGGCGCGGCCGGACCCCTCCGGGACCCCCGCTGCACCGGGACCCCCGCGGCATCCCCGCGGCCCCCGAAGGCTCCCGCATATTTGGGTCAAGCCTCTTAACGCCCGCGACCTGGCTTACAGTCCCCGGGCTACTAATGGCATTAAGCCCCGCGCCGTGACTCACCGGCGCAGGTGGCGGCCACCGGCAGATTTATTAACGGGGTCACGGCACCGCGTCAGCGCTCCCACGGCAGCCGAGTCAGCCCGGCCTCCGCGGGAGCCACGGAAATAACGCACGGGCCCCGGCGGGGCTacggggcgggggggggtgCCGCAGAGCCGCAGGGTGTTCGCAAATAAACACCGAAAATTGGCGTGAGATTGGAGAGATGAGGGGCAGCGGCACCACACTGCCCTTGAGGGGGGGTTCGGGGGTATCCCCGTCCCAGCACGACCCCCGTGTGAACACCCGTACACACCCCACGCGGGACAGGCAGACgtgccccggggctgggctgggacacgcCGCAGCCGGGGCGGCTGTTCCTGCCCGTCCTACCGAGCCGCCGCCCCGGGGGACACGCCGCTGCTCCCAaacctgctgtccccagggcatattttgccttttgtcCCGAGGGAAACCCGTCCCGGGTGGGCCgtgggaggaagaagagggagcAGCCGAATTCACGAGCCGGCCGCAGAGCGCGGCGCAGCGCTCAGAACCCCAAACTTCGCACGGTGAGATGCAAACTTGCCCTTCAACCTTCCCACGAGGTTTCCGTGGGGCCGGGACGAGGGAAAGGGACCACCAGAGTCCCACGCAAGAGCCGGAGGGACCCCCACGCACCCTCCCAAGCGGGATGGGGGTTTGCGGAGCAGAAACCCCGCGGGAAAGGGGAACAGCCGAGCCCGCTTTGTTCGTGGGGCCGGGACCGGGGCTCGCTCGGAGTCTCAACAAAGGCGCAGCCCGGCTGGGAGGCTCCCTGCACACACATGTGCGGACACGCGTGTTCCCCACGCCGGGCTCCagccgggctggggggcagctggCGGCTCGGCGGCGGAGCGGCTCCGTCCCTTACCGGAATCGCTCTGGCCCTCGGATCCCGAGGATGCGGGGATCTTGC is part of the Haemorhous mexicanus isolate bHaeMex1 chromosome 27, bHaeMex1.pri, whole genome shotgun sequence genome and encodes:
- the MYCL gene encoding protein L-Myc; amino-acid sequence: MEFDSYQHYFYDHDAQEDFHRSTAPSEDIWKKFELVPTPPLSPLGTPGEKGGCSGAEERPGWLSRYCLAGEEPEYLIGTGQIFGNLSAFILKDCMWSGFSARERLEKAMTEKLSTGTQRATPHKPSFAQDFGFSSSVSECVDPAAVFLCPLAESKIPASSGSEGQSDSEGEEIDVVTVDKRQSLSLRKPVTITLRADPLDPCMKRFHISVHQQQHNYAARSPPDPCPPPESPQQDQEEDEPPSSVEPTPAVPLPEPGLPKPSSSPGSDSEDVAKRKNHNYLERKRRNDLRSRFLALRDQVPGLASCPKTPKVVILSKSSEYLQSLISAERRMAAEKRQLQLRQTQLLKRIAHLKGH